From Amycolatopsis sp. cg9, one genomic window encodes:
- a CDS encoding dihydrodipicolinate synthase family protein → MPVASTFEEQTRRLSGVVAIPVTPFDAEGAVDAATYAKLVDRLITGGIEVVTPNGNTGEFYALDAGEARQSLEITVEAVAGRASVLAGIGHDVASATRAAAHARDAGADMIMIHQPVHPYISGDGWVDYHAAIAGAVPELGVVLYVRNPAIAGERLRALGEAAPNVIGVKYAVPDPVRFGSVARDAGFDRFVWIAGLAELSAPGYFAVGATGFTSGLVNVDPATSLAMFRALSTGDYPGAMAVWERIRPFEELRAANGNANNVSVVKDALAQLGLCRPDVRPPSRRLTTAEREQLFGMVSSWGLS, encoded by the coding sequence ATGCCAGTGGCGAGTACGTTCGAGGAGCAGACGCGACGACTCTCGGGCGTGGTGGCCATCCCGGTCACGCCGTTCGACGCCGAAGGGGCCGTCGACGCCGCGACGTACGCGAAGCTGGTGGACCGGCTGATCACCGGCGGCATCGAGGTCGTGACGCCGAACGGGAACACCGGCGAGTTCTACGCGCTCGACGCCGGCGAAGCCCGGCAGAGCCTGGAGATCACCGTCGAAGCCGTGGCCGGCCGGGCGAGCGTGCTCGCCGGGATCGGCCACGACGTCGCTTCGGCGACGCGGGCCGCGGCGCACGCGCGGGATGCCGGAGCCGACATGATCATGATCCATCAGCCGGTGCACCCGTACATCTCCGGTGACGGCTGGGTCGACTACCACGCGGCGATCGCCGGCGCGGTGCCCGAACTCGGTGTCGTGCTCTACGTCCGCAACCCCGCGATCGCCGGCGAACGGCTGCGCGCGCTGGGCGAGGCGGCGCCGAACGTCATCGGCGTGAAGTACGCGGTGCCGGACCCGGTCCGGTTCGGCTCGGTGGCCCGCGACGCCGGCTTCGATCGGTTCGTCTGGATCGCCGGACTGGCGGAGCTTTCCGCGCCCGGCTACTTCGCCGTCGGCGCCACCGGCTTCACCTCCGGGCTGGTGAACGTCGACCCGGCGACGTCGCTGGCGATGTTCCGCGCACTGTCCACAGGGGACTACCCGGGGGCGATGGCGGTGTGGGAGCGGATCCGGCCCTTCGAAGAACTCCGCGCCGCGAACGGGAATGCCAACAACGTCAGCGTGGTGAAGGACGCGCTCGCCCAGCTGGGCCTGTGCCGCCCCGACGTCCGGCCGCCGAGCCGCCGGCTGACGACGGCCGAACGCGAACAGCTTTTCGGCATGGTGTCGTCGTGGGGGCTCTCGTGA
- a CDS encoding fatty acid desaturase — translation MTSTQIPDTPATAGSDFAELSRQIKAVGLLQRRRRHYAVRIGLNLVAFGGGWVAFAFLGDSWWQLFLAAFFAMMFAQLSFIGHDAGHKQIFRGRRANDATGFVHGGLTGLSYGWWMGTHTRHHANPNNEDEDPDVDIAALAFSKAQSAGKRGFLRWIAKYQAFLFFPLLLLEGLNLHVSSVQAVWRKDVRRHKLESALLIAHLAAYLTAVFVVLSPLIGVIFILVHQFLWGLYMGCSFAPNHKGMAMVSNGHKLDFLRKQVLTSRNVRGGPVVDFALGGLNYQIEHHLFPSMARPNLKHAQVIVRDFCAQRGISYAECGWARSYGYVLQHLHEAGEPLRRPAKAAA, via the coding sequence ATGACCTCAACCCAAATTCCGGATACGCCCGCCACGGCGGGCAGCGATTTCGCCGAGCTGTCGCGGCAGATCAAGGCCGTCGGCCTCCTCCAGCGGCGCCGGCGCCACTACGCCGTGCGCATCGGGCTCAACCTCGTCGCCTTCGGCGGGGGCTGGGTCGCCTTCGCCTTCCTCGGCGACTCGTGGTGGCAGCTCTTCCTCGCCGCGTTCTTCGCGATGATGTTCGCGCAGCTGTCGTTCATCGGCCACGACGCCGGGCACAAGCAGATCTTCCGCGGCCGCCGGGCGAACGACGCCACCGGCTTTGTCCACGGTGGACTGACCGGGCTGAGCTACGGCTGGTGGATGGGCACGCACACGCGTCACCACGCCAACCCGAACAACGAGGACGAGGACCCGGACGTCGACATCGCGGCGCTCGCGTTCAGCAAGGCGCAGAGCGCCGGCAAGCGCGGCTTCCTGCGCTGGATCGCGAAGTACCAGGCGTTCCTGTTCTTCCCGCTGCTCCTGCTCGAAGGTCTCAACCTGCACGTCTCGAGCGTGCAAGCCGTGTGGCGCAAGGACGTCCGACGGCACAAGCTCGAGTCCGCCCTGCTGATCGCGCACTTGGCGGCTTACCTCACCGCGGTGTTCGTGGTGCTCTCGCCGCTCATCGGGGTCATCTTCATCCTGGTGCACCAGTTCCTGTGGGGGCTGTACATGGGCTGCTCCTTCGCGCCCAACCACAAGGGCATGGCGATGGTGTCGAACGGGCACAAGCTCGACTTCCTGCGCAAGCAGGTCCTGACCTCGCGCAACGTCCGCGGCGGCCCGGTGGTGGACTTCGCGCTGGGCGGGCTGAACTACCAGATCGAGCACCACCTGTTCCCGAGCATGGCCCGGCCCAACCTCAAGCACGCGCAGGTGATCGTCCGGGACTTCTGCGCCCAGCGCGGGATTTCCTACGCCGAATGCGGCTGGGCGCGTTCCTACGGGTACGTGCTGCAGCACCTGCACGAAGCGGGCGAACCCCTGCGCCGGCCGGCGAAAGCGGCGGCGTGA
- a CDS encoding RGCVC family protein — MTTPVPDTSEESRSGTPCPSCPHPLGTHDAIARRYCAATTAGAAADRGCVCGTAQDHIKAPEKPRTYR, encoded by the coding sequence GTGACGACCCCGGTGCCGGACACGTCGGAGGAGTCCCGGTCCGGTACCCCGTGCCCGAGCTGCCCGCACCCGCTCGGCACGCACGACGCGATCGCCCGCCGCTACTGCGCCGCCACCACGGCCGGCGCGGCGGCCGATCGCGGCTGCGTCTGCGGCACCGCGCAAGACCACATCAAAGCACCCGAGAAGCCGAGGACGTACCGATGA
- a CDS encoding DUF6307 family protein — MTGTTEPVTRYQRRVDRVKHIVVERTGLSDAKALELAVHMVHELDTLPERVR, encoded by the coding sequence ATGACCGGCACCACCGAACCCGTCACCCGCTACCAGCGGCGCGTCGACCGGGTGAAGCACATCGTCGTCGAGCGCACCGGGCTCAGCGACGCCAAGGCACTCGAGCTGGCCGTGCACATGGTGCACGAGCTCGACACCCTCCCGGAGCGGGTCCGCTAG
- a CDS encoding RNA polymerase subunit sigma-70: MDETEFAELTERHRRELRVHCYRFLGSLDEAEDLVQETFLRAWRGRDQYAGRASVRAWLYKIATNACLDFLDRTPRVVPAVDLPEASGSHLAPRPAAAVPWLQPAPDDLLDVAIARETVELAFLAALQYLSPRQRAVLILRDVVGWSAKETAAALETTPASVSSSLQRARAELKEQLPSRRAEWRVESSGAERAVVSRYIAAITAADDTAIAAVLSDDVRCSHQPGAGGHSGPEPTWYRGLATVLEGWAPVLHGAVPMELRMVPVRANGGPAVATYLRHDGRFHAFGLNALSIDGGRVTEVTTFVPAVFGKFGQPVVLEP; this comes from the coding sequence ATGGACGAGACCGAGTTCGCCGAACTGACCGAGCGGCACCGGCGGGAGCTGCGGGTGCACTGCTACCGGTTCCTTGGCTCACTGGACGAGGCCGAGGACCTGGTGCAGGAGACGTTCCTGCGCGCCTGGCGCGGTCGCGACCAGTACGCGGGCCGGGCGAGCGTGCGGGCGTGGCTGTACAAGATCGCCACGAACGCGTGCCTCGACTTCCTCGACCGCACCCCGCGCGTGGTCCCCGCGGTGGACCTGCCGGAGGCGTCCGGTTCGCACCTGGCTCCCCGCCCGGCGGCGGCCGTTCCCTGGCTGCAGCCGGCGCCGGACGACCTCCTGGACGTGGCGATCGCCCGGGAGACGGTCGAGCTGGCGTTCCTGGCCGCCCTCCAGTACCTGTCGCCCCGGCAACGCGCGGTGCTGATCCTCCGCGACGTCGTCGGGTGGTCGGCGAAGGAGACGGCGGCCGCGTTGGAGACGACGCCCGCTTCGGTGAGCAGCTCGCTCCAGCGGGCGCGGGCCGAGCTGAAGGAACAGCTGCCGTCGCGGCGCGCGGAGTGGCGCGTCGAGTCGAGCGGCGCGGAACGGGCGGTCGTCTCCCGCTACATCGCGGCGATCACGGCGGCGGACGACACGGCCATCGCGGCCGTGCTGAGCGACGACGTCCGCTGCAGCCACCAGCCGGGCGCCGGTGGTCACAGCGGCCCCGAACCGACTTGGTACCGCGGGCTGGCGACGGTCCTCGAAGGCTGGGCCCCGGTGCTGCACGGGGCGGTGCCGATGGAGCTGCGGATGGTCCCGGTCCGCGCGAACGGTGGCCCGGCCGTGGCGACGTACCTGCGCCACGACGGCCGGTTCCACGCGTTCGGCCTGAACGCGCTGTCGATCGACGGCGGCCGCGTGACCGAGGTGACGACGTTCGTCCCCGCGGTCTTCGGGAAGTTCGGGCAGCCGGTCGTGCTCGAGCCCTAG